TTGTAAAATGCTTGTCTTGTTTAAAATTTGGTCCGCCAACTGACGAACGTCTGAAAGACATCAGCGACCTTTCGGATTCTTTTCAGCACACTGGCACCCACCAGCCTTTTTTTCGTTCATGATACGTTCAAAAATTGTAGATTTTCCTTTTTGAATAACATCCTGCTCAATATCGTCGGATGTATAGCCAAAACAATAGCATACGAGTTCTGACATAATCAAACTCCTTAAAGAAATTTTCCGATGAATGCATGATTTTCTCTGAATTGATTACGGCCAGGATGACGGCGATGTCAATTTTTGGCTCTGACGTCGGAAGGAATTTTTCAACACGCTGCTAGGAAGGTCAAGGAGAATGCCCTGATTTTAGGAGCTATTCCCTATTAACGAGGACAACCTAATGCTCTATGATGTATGATTTAGCCGAAAAATTGACGAACGGCGGAGTCATCACAGATTCCGCCGTTCAGTATTGTTAAATAAATGGATCTGGAAGACGTAAAGTCCCAATTGTTTTTTCTACTCGAGCATCGATATTATTCATGTCGCCATTCAGAAGGTGGCGAACACCCAGGAATAACTCAACACAATTTGTAGTTAATGAAGGTTTGAAACTGTCAGACATAGTGTTACAAAGTGTCAAAAATAAATTATTAATTTTTCTGATAACATGATCGTAGAAGATATTGCTGTCAATTCGCATTAAAATTTCTGAGTGAATTTCAAGTTGTTTCATTGAATCTGCGAAAAACGCATCCTTTGACTTTTCAGAGTAAACATTGAGAGGTGAAAGGAAATCAATTATATTATATTTTTCGTTGTTAATGAACCTTTGTGATTCGTTTTTATATACTTCATATTCTTCGTCAGTAACATAAACTTTTCTGATAATGTTGCTTGGAACTTTAACGAAGCTATTGTGGTTGGTTAATGCGCCATTTTCATAGGAACAGATCTTGAGCGATCTTGAGTTGTTCATGGCGCTGATCGTGTAGTTGATCGTGTCATAGGTCAACTCGGGTTTCGGGTATCCATATCTGCCGCAAAATTCACCAAAGACCAGGTCGATGAGGGCAATCTGAATCCGATCGACAGGGTGATTGATCCCAAGGAAGTGGAGGCAGAACTGTTGAGAGCATAACGGGCCACTGAGGTGTTCTGCCAGGCACTTGACCGCCATTGACGTGAAGGGCGAAAAGTCCAGGATCCTGCCGTTAGCAGTCTGAAACCTTTCTCGCAAACCCACAAGCCCGCCAATGGCGTACTTTGCGGTTACACTCGAAATCCCATGAGATTTGAATATATTCCTCCATACATGAAACTGACTCTTCAATTTAAAGTGCCACACAAAGTGTAACTTTTCTGCAAGTTGCTTATTATTAGATATAGAATCAATGAGATATTCAGTTGATATTGTGTTATATTTCTCCAGATTTAACATTGACAGGTGCTTTGAGTCCTGATGATTTCCCCAGTAAGGAATGTCGAGGCTGAATACCCTGTCAAAAGAGCTTTCTTCATTTGCGATAAACTTGTTATAACATTCAATTGCTCTTTTTGTGCTACTAAATCTTACATCTCCAGTAATTATGCTGTATCCACCAGAATCAATGTAAATTGTATTATTTTTGTTGTTTTTTTCAAATTCTATTTTTAGTTTTTTTATGTTATTGCTAAATTCAAGGACAGTTTTTGATCCCATCGAGTTACTATTAATGGCTGAGATTAATGAGACCAATGTTTTTTTAGTTAATCTATTGCAACATTTCGAGATCAATTTTCTGAACTTGTTACTATTAATACTGTCTACATGCACATACATTCATCCTCCTGTTTCTTGCTGAGTTAAAAGTAGTGTCTCATTTTCAGTTATTTGAAGGTTTGTATCATCAAGCTTTACGTAATTGGGTTCTTCGTCGTTCGATTTCACATTGACCAACCTCAGTCAGTTTGGCCGCCTTCCTTCAGAAGCACTGCCATGCTT
This Desulfomicrobium apsheronum DNA region includes the following protein-coding sequences:
- a CDS encoding (2Fe-2S)-binding protein — encoded protein: MSELVCYCFGYTSDDIEQDVIQKGKSTIFERIMNEKKAGGCQCAEKNPKGR